One Dictyoglomus thermophilum H-6-12 DNA window includes the following coding sequences:
- a CDS encoding AAA family ATPase, with amino-acid sequence MIKLVSLTLRNFKQYRTAHINFPEKGKILIKGKNEAGKSTIFEAIGFALFGKPVYVGTISNLIKFNTEKAEIELVVKTEDKILTISRTLKKNPQGSTSQEATLRIKQNNNPTPIIVTNPSSVNPRIIKEIGIDQDIFINTCFIGQKRLETLENLGAKERQQLISKLFNLDYFVNLIEKAKDTRKEFISQKENYELIRKAAEAKKELPEIKERINEIENRIKEIEKIELSQNIVKKEELLHNLEEEIKKLEEEFDKVKKDVELLEKCKEEEKIISEIKSIEEKIKVLERQKSENLQRIKNLEERIKEEGEIREKIRFLEEVKNIKSQIDEITKTINEEKLKISKLEEIIPNLSEKVEKYKETIKEIEKEKTLLDEINKVENEIQKLEERKRNLEKRKERLEKILNNFSNTKEILDPYKKALEYKEKEIQIFSLQKDFSKAKNRLILTSTLTILSFVLSFALNYFFLIPSLVLLIFSFLTYRNYSQTNKDLTKQLSILEFIKKDIPDHLKDKNQKELEQELQNLEKELEAKKIKTEKIIESLKTKASSIDTLTLIEERTKLKREIDNINSLKTEAERLISELASRLSCNKDIKSVEEKLLKAQEILEKKKQELKEKETEMENLKKSDPLPDKELLVLSSEKGSLENRLKNIEEDKKELADKEKRKIELEEDIKRAQDEIERLSKKLPSLSEDYINKLKDTIKDLEERKVKEKYDSISSQLNNKRGQREAVEKEYTKLIEEFKNRFKEENWKDYASISIDPKEKEMLLSQKEELIKTLGEKEAILEEYESKTGQKRDDLIPEKVEEDYKEIERKIQKMDYAIKIAESTRESILKSILPRTMAFMQRILPILTSDRYHYAEIDEDYKLRVYTSDTKDPLGKERFSGGTQDQISLALRLAFAMATLPQDKGVQPKFIFLDEPLGSFDEDRAKGLLYLITQGEVSEFFDQIFVVTHVPIDEDLFDEVYYIDNGQITKIDNDNPNLNLEF; translated from the coding sequence ATGATTAAACTTGTAAGTCTTACTCTTAGGAACTTTAAACAATATCGAACTGCTCATATAAACTTTCCTGAAAAAGGTAAGATCCTTATCAAGGGAAAAAATGAGGCAGGAAAAAGCACCATATTTGAAGCTATAGGCTTTGCCCTATTTGGGAAACCGGTATATGTGGGTACCATTTCAAACCTGATAAAGTTTAATACAGAAAAAGCAGAAATTGAACTTGTAGTAAAAACTGAAGATAAAATCTTAACTATAAGCAGAACACTTAAGAAAAACCCTCAAGGTAGTACCTCTCAGGAAGCTACACTTCGCATAAAGCAAAATAATAATCCAACTCCTATTATCGTAACAAACCCTAGCAGTGTAAATCCAAGAATTATAAAAGAAATAGGCATAGACCAAGATATATTCATAAATACCTGCTTCATAGGGCAGAAAAGGTTAGAAACATTAGAGAATTTAGGAGCTAAAGAAAGACAACAACTTATATCTAAACTATTTAATTTAGATTACTTTGTAAATCTAATAGAAAAGGCAAAAGATACAAGAAAGGAATTTATAAGTCAAAAAGAGAACTATGAACTTATTAGAAAAGCAGCAGAAGCCAAGAAAGAACTCCCTGAAATTAAGGAAAGAATTAATGAAATAGAAAACAGAATAAAGGAAATCGAAAAGATAGAATTATCTCAAAATATTGTAAAAAAAGAGGAACTCTTACATAACTTAGAAGAAGAGATTAAAAAATTAGAGGAAGAATTTGATAAAGTAAAAAAGGATGTGGAACTATTAGAAAAGTGCAAAGAAGAGGAGAAAATTATAAGCGAAATAAAAAGTATTGAGGAAAAAATCAAAGTACTGGAAAGACAGAAGAGTGAAAACTTACAAAGAATTAAAAATTTAGAGGAAAGGATAAAAGAAGAAGGAGAGATAAGAGAAAAAATAAGGTTTTTGGAGGAAGTAAAAAATATAAAATCTCAAATTGATGAAATCACAAAAACAATAAATGAGGAAAAATTAAAAATCTCAAAACTGGAAGAGATAATCCCAAATCTGTCAGAAAAGGTAGAAAAATATAAAGAAACAATTAAGGAAATAGAAAAAGAAAAAACTTTATTAGATGAAATTAACAAAGTAGAAAATGAAATCCAGAAACTTGAAGAAAGAAAAAGAAATCTTGAAAAAAGAAAAGAAAGGTTAGAAAAAATATTAAATAACTTTTCAAATACCAAAGAAATTCTTGATCCTTATAAAAAAGCATTAGAGTACAAAGAAAAAGAAATCCAAATTTTCTCATTACAAAAAGATTTCTCAAAGGCTAAAAATAGACTAATTCTTACTTCTACCTTAACTATCCTTTCCTTTGTTTTATCCTTTGCTTTAAACTACTTTTTCCTAATACCCTCCTTGGTACTCCTAATCTTTAGTTTTCTTACCTATAGAAATTATTCTCAAACCAATAAAGATCTCACTAAACAATTAAGCATTTTGGAATTTATAAAAAAAGACATTCCTGACCATCTTAAAGATAAAAATCAAAAAGAGTTAGAACAAGAGCTCCAAAATCTTGAAAAAGAACTTGAAGCTAAGAAAATTAAAACAGAAAAAATAATAGAATCGTTAAAGACAAAAGCCTCAAGTATAGACACTTTAACCTTAATAGAGGAAAGGACAAAGCTAAAAAGAGAAATTGACAACATAAACTCACTAAAAACTGAGGCTGAAAGATTAATCTCCGAGCTTGCCTCAAGGCTTAGTTGTAATAAAGATATTAAATCTGTAGAAGAAAAATTACTAAAGGCACAAGAGATCTTAGAAAAGAAAAAGCAAGAACTTAAAGAAAAAGAAACAGAAATGGAAAATCTAAAAAAATCCGATCCCCTTCCTGACAAGGAACTTTTAGTTTTAAGCTCTGAAAAAGGCTCTTTGGAAAATAGGCTTAAAAATATAGAGGAAGATAAAAAAGAGTTAGCTGATAAAGAGAAGAGAAAAATAGAGCTTGAAGAAGATATCAAAAGAGCACAAGATGAAATTGAAAGGCTATCGAAAAAATTACCTTCATTAAGCGAAGATTATATAAATAAATTGAAGGATACTATAAAAGACTTAGAGGAAAGAAAGGTAAAAGAAAAATACGACAGTATATCATCCCAACTGAACAATAAGAGGGGACAAAGAGAGGCTGTAGAAAAAGAATATACCAAACTTATCGAAGAATTCAAAAATCGTTTTAAGGAAGAAAATTGGAAAGACTATGCTTCAATAAGCATAGACCCTAAGGAAAAAGAAATGCTTTTGAGTCAAAAAGAAGAACTTATCAAAACCCTCGGAGAAAAGGAGGCTATACTTGAAGAGTATGAGAGCAAAACAGGACAAAAAAGGGATGACTTGATACCAGAAAAAGTAGAAGAAGACTATAAAGAGATAGAAAGAAAAATACAAAAAATGGATTATGCTATCAAGATTGCTGAAAGTACAAGAGAAAGCATATTAAAATCTATACTTCCAAGAACCATGGCTTTTATGCAAAGAATATTACCTATCTTAACATCAGATAGATACCATTACGCCGAGATTGATGAAGATTATAAACTAAGAGTATACACCAGCGATACTAAAGATCCATTAGGAAAAGAAAGATTCAGTGGTGGAACTCAGGACCAGATCTCTTTAGCTTTAAGGCTTGCTTTTGCTATGGCAACTCTTCCCCAAGATAAAGGAGTACAACCTAAATTCATATTCTTAGATGAACCTTTAGGGTCCTTTGATGAAGACAGAGCAAAAGGACTATTATATCTCATAACCCAAGGAGAAGTATCAGAATTTTTTGATCAAATATTTGTAGTAACTCACGTACCGATAGACGAAGACCTATTCGATGAAGTCTATTACATAGATAATGGACAAATAACAAAAATAGATAATGATAATCCTAATCTAAATTTAGAGTTTTAA
- the galU gene encoding UTP--glucose-1-phosphate uridylyltransferase GalU: MSINKAVFPAAGLGTRFLPATKAQPKEMLPVVDKPIIQYAVEEAVNSGIDEIIIVTGRNKRAIEDHFDISFELEYFLQKKGELDLLRQVREISELATVYYIRQKEPLGLGHAVLVTKELVKNEPFAVILSDDLIVSDVPCMKQMIEIYERYKCSVIAVERVPKDEVKNYGVIAGKKIDEGIYQVTDLVEKPSVDEAPSDLAIVGRYILTPEIFPMLEKVKPGRGGEIQLTDGLKMLLEKEAIYAYEFKGKRYDTGSKLGFLIASVELALKREGLGEQFKEYLKTLNLD; the protein is encoded by the coding sequence ATGTCTATAAATAAGGCTGTCTTTCCTGCTGCAGGTCTTGGTACTAGATTTCTTCCAGCTACAAAGGCGCAACCTAAGGAGATGCTTCCTGTAGTGGATAAGCCTATAATTCAATATGCAGTAGAGGAGGCTGTAAATTCTGGAATTGACGAGATAATTATTGTCACAGGCAGGAATAAGAGGGCGATCGAAGATCATTTTGATATATCTTTTGAACTGGAATATTTCTTACAGAAAAAAGGAGAATTGGACTTACTGAGACAGGTAAGGGAGATCTCAGAGCTTGCTACTGTCTATTATATTAGGCAGAAAGAACCTCTTGGGCTTGGTCATGCTGTTTTGGTTACCAAAGAACTTGTTAAGAATGAACCTTTTGCTGTAATTTTGAGCGATGATCTTATTGTAAGTGATGTGCCTTGTATGAAACAGATGATAGAGATATATGAAAGATACAAATGCTCAGTCATAGCTGTAGAGAGAGTTCCAAAAGACGAGGTTAAAAATTATGGGGTTATAGCAGGTAAGAAGATTGATGAGGGTATATATCAAGTAACTGATCTTGTAGAGAAACCGTCGGTAGATGAGGCACCTTCTGATCTTGCTATTGTAGGAAGGTATATATTAACTCCTGAGATATTTCCTATGCTTGAGAAAGTTAAGCCTGGAAGAGGGGGAGAAATACAGCTTACGGATGGGTTGAAAATGCTTTTGGAGAAAGAAGCCATATATGCTTATGAATTTAAAGGTAAGAGGTATGATACAGGTAGTAAACTTGGATTTTTAATAGCCTCAGTAGAGCTTGCTCTTAAAAGAGAAGGACTTGGAGAACAATTTAAAGAATATCTTAAAACTCTAAATTTAGATTAG
- a CDS encoding cupin domain-containing protein, which produces MYRRFSLNDEKLEDFKRGNFMIRFLRFNAPFKSETEVHKKVNDMYIVYSGKAKVLLSDDYEGGREVEPYEIRGCNILNYETIDMKSGDVLFIPANTSHQLLVEEGSLTIVIIKIPEE; this is translated from the coding sequence ATGTACCGTAGATTCTCTTTAAATGATGAGAAGTTGGAGGATTTTAAAAGAGGAAACTTTATGATTAGATTTCTAAGATTTAATGCTCCTTTTAAAAGTGAGACAGAAGTACATAAGAAAGTGAATGACATGTATATAGTGTATTCTGGAAAGGCAAAGGTTTTGTTAAGCGATGATTATGAGGGTGGAAGAGAAGTTGAACCATACGAGATTAGAGGGTGTAATATTTTAAACTATGAGACTATTGATATGAAAAGTGGTGATGTACTTTTTATTCCTGCTAATACCTCTCACCAACTTTTAGTGGAAGAAGGCTCTTTGACTATTGTAATTATAAAGATTCCAGAGGAATAG
- the nifV gene encoding homocitrate synthase — protein sequence MKNTDIKIVDTTLRDGEQTAGVVFSKAEKLQIARMLDEIGVHQIEAGIPVMGGDEEEAIKAIVKAGLKASIMGWNRAVISDIEASLRCGVDAVAISISTSDIHIKYKLKKTREWVLENMVKATEFAKKHGVYVSVNAEDASRTDMEFLLQFAKAAKEAGADRLRYCDTVGIMEPFTMYEVIKTIIEKVGIPVEMHTHNDFGMATANALAGVRAGATYVGVTVNGLGERAGNAALEEVVMALKYIYNIDLGIKTYKLRELSEYVAKASQRELPVNKAIVGKNIFAHESGIHADGVIKYPKTYEVFSPEEVGGERQIVIGKHSGTHALIRKFQEYGINLPEEDAQELLKKVRALAVELKRPLFDKELMYLYQDYLKEKAKKEGE from the coding sequence ATGAAAAATACCGATATAAAAATTGTAGACACCACATTAAGAGACGGAGAACAAACAGCAGGTGTGGTATTTTCAAAAGCTGAAAAACTACAAATAGCCAGAATGCTTGATGAGATAGGAGTACATCAAATTGAAGCAGGCATCCCTGTGATGGGAGGAGACGAAGAAGAAGCAATAAAAGCCATAGTTAAAGCAGGATTAAAAGCAAGCATAATGGGATGGAATAGAGCTGTGATAAGTGACATTGAAGCATCTCTAAGATGTGGGGTAGATGCTGTAGCTATCTCCATTTCTACCTCTGACATCCACATTAAGTATAAACTCAAAAAGACCAGAGAATGGGTTTTAGAAAACATGGTAAAAGCCACAGAATTCGCAAAAAAGCACGGAGTATATGTATCAGTGAATGCTGAAGATGCATCAAGAACTGATATGGAATTTCTATTACAATTTGCAAAGGCTGCAAAAGAGGCAGGAGCAGACCGACTCAGATATTGCGATACTGTAGGAATTATGGAACCTTTCACTATGTATGAGGTTATAAAAACTATAATTGAGAAAGTAGGCATACCTGTAGAAATGCATACTCACAATGACTTTGGAATGGCCACTGCCAATGCTTTGGCAGGAGTTAGAGCAGGAGCTACCTATGTAGGGGTAACAGTAAATGGCCTTGGAGAAAGGGCAGGTAATGCTGCATTAGAAGAAGTGGTGATGGCCTTAAAGTACATCTACAATATAGACTTAGGTATCAAAACCTATAAATTAAGAGAACTTAGCGAATATGTAGCAAAAGCTTCTCAAAGGGAACTACCAGTAAATAAGGCAATTGTTGGTAAGAATATCTTTGCCCATGAGTCTGGAATACACGCTGATGGCGTGATTAAGTATCCAAAAACTTATGAAGTCTTCTCTCCTGAAGAAGTAGGAGGAGAGAGACAAATTGTAATTGGAAAACATTCTGGAACCCATGCTCTTATAAGGAAATTCCAGGAGTATGGTATAAATCTTCCTGAAGAAGATGCTCAAGAATTGCTTAAGAAAGTAAGAGCCCTTGCGGTAGAACTTAAGAGACCACTGTTTGACAAAGAATTAATGTATCTTTATCAAGATTACTTAAAGGAAAAAGCTAAGAAAGAAGGAGAGTGA
- a CDS encoding 3-isopropylmalate dehydratase large subunit has translation MGKTIAEKIFSAHTGKDVKAGDLVIAKLDALMGQDGTSPLAIKVFEELGGEKVVNAERVLLVMDHSVPPPNEGVANLHKLMRDFAEKYGTQITEFGEGVCHQVFMERGLATPGGLVIGADSHTCTYGVLNCFSTGVGSSELAAAMYTGKLWFKVPNTVKIILNGKLPKGVVSKDVVLFLAGYFKADGLTYKAIEFDGEVIRDLSIDGRATITNMVVEMGAKAGIMPFDEKTKEFFKSIGFPQEKGVEADPDAEYEAIYEFNLSNLEPQVAMPHTVDNVYPISQIDNVKIHEAFIGTCTNGRLEDLRLAASILKGRKVSKNVKMIITPASKRIFIQAMKEGLIDIFLEAGAIVTNPGCGPCVGTHQGIPADGENVISTANRNFKGRMGNNKAFIHLASPLTVAASAILGKITDPRELMD, from the coding sequence TTGGGGAAGACAATAGCTGAAAAAATCTTTTCAGCTCACACAGGAAAGGATGTTAAAGCTGGTGATTTAGTAATTGCAAAACTTGATGCCCTAATGGGGCAGGACGGAACATCTCCTCTTGCAATTAAGGTCTTTGAAGAATTGGGAGGAGAAAAGGTCGTTAACGCAGAAAGGGTACTCTTAGTAATGGACCACTCTGTCCCACCCCCAAATGAGGGGGTTGCAAATCTTCATAAACTGATGAGAGACTTTGCAGAAAAATACGGCACTCAAATTACAGAATTTGGAGAAGGAGTATGCCACCAAGTATTTATGGAAAGAGGACTTGCTACACCTGGGGGCCTCGTTATTGGCGCAGATTCTCATACTTGTACATATGGAGTTTTAAACTGCTTTTCCACAGGAGTTGGCTCCAGTGAGCTTGCTGCAGCAATGTACACTGGTAAATTATGGTTTAAAGTACCCAATACTGTAAAGATCATTTTAAATGGAAAACTTCCTAAAGGTGTCGTTTCTAAAGACGTGGTATTATTTCTTGCAGGGTATTTTAAGGCTGACGGCCTAACCTATAAAGCTATAGAGTTTGATGGAGAAGTAATCAGAGACCTTTCTATAGATGGTAGGGCAACTATAACCAATATGGTAGTTGAAATGGGAGCAAAAGCAGGTATTATGCCCTTCGATGAAAAAACAAAAGAATTCTTTAAAAGTATTGGCTTTCCACAAGAAAAAGGGGTTGAAGCGGATCCCGATGCGGAATATGAGGCTATTTATGAGTTTAATTTATCTAACTTAGAGCCCCAAGTGGCTATGCCCCATACTGTGGACAATGTCTACCCTATCTCTCAAATAGATAATGTCAAAATACACGAAGCCTTTATTGGTACATGCACTAATGGCAGATTAGAAGACCTAAGACTAGCCGCATCAATTCTAAAGGGTAGAAAAGTATCCAAAAATGTAAAAATGATCATAACACCTGCCTCTAAAAGGATTTTTATACAAGCTATGAAAGAGGGCCTTATAGATATATTCTTAGAAGCAGGCGCTATAGTAACAAATCCAGGGTGTGGACCATGTGTAGGGACTCATCAAGGCATACCTGCAGATGGGGAGAATGTTATCTCTACTGCTAATAGAAATTTCAAAGGAAGAATGGGAAACAACAAAGCTTTTATACATTTAGCTTCGCCCCTTACCGTAGCTGCCTCAGCAATCTTAGGAAAAATTACTGATCCAAGAGAACTAATGGATTAG
- a CDS encoding 3-isopropylmalate dehydratase small subunit: MLIRGRAHKFGDDINTDYIISGKYKFKSLDFNEMSKHLFEDLDPEFYKKITPGDIIVAGKNFGCGSSREQAPLVIKHAGISLVIAKSFARIFYRNSINVGLPLLEADTDQIDQGDELEVDLFNGKIFNKTKNIVINSKSTFPDIMVKILQAGGLVEYLKKEGDFKI, translated from the coding sequence ATGCTAATTAGGGGAAGAGCTCACAAATTTGGAGATGATATAAACACCGATTACATAATATCAGGAAAATACAAATTTAAAAGTTTAGACTTTAACGAAATGTCCAAGCACCTTTTTGAAGATCTTGATCCAGAATTCTATAAGAAAATAACTCCTGGAGATATCATTGTGGCTGGCAAAAACTTTGGATGTGGTTCTTCCAGAGAACAGGCACCTTTAGTAATCAAACATGCAGGAATAAGCCTGGTGATAGCTAAAAGTTTTGCAAGAATATTCTACAGAAACTCTATAAATGTAGGTTTACCTTTATTAGAGGCAGATACAGATCAAATAGATCAGGGGGATGAGTTGGAAGTGGATCTTTTTAATGGTAAAATTTTTAACAAGACAAAAAATATAGTGATAAATTCTAAGAGCACATTTCCAGATATAATGGTAAAAATATTACAAGCAGGAGGCCTTGTAGAGTACCTTAAGAAAGAGGGAGATTTCAAAATTTAG
- a CDS encoding iron-containing alcohol dehydrogenase, with product MQHFNFYIPVMIKFGIGLWEKIPEESYSLGAKKVLIVTGKKHLKSTGILDKLLNIYNNYPIDVYVFDEVPPEPPYYIVDQGAEIAKTKGIDLVIGIGGGSALDVAKAIAVKVNLPGTIWDYIGDNSNKITIKGLPTILVPTTAGTASEVTRVSVLINPETKEKLSIRHDFLYATLAIIDPYLTLSLPKENTAYSGIDAFIHSLESFLSVNSNMVTEPLALTALRTIYKYLPRVYNNLERIDLREKVLYASTISGIAFTQTGLGGIHALAHPIGVYANIPHGLACALVTIPTLEYNLEILSREKISALGRAIGVYSLRSAKEKILKKIDEFFSILNIKLGLHNYGIKWEDLPNIAQEVPKSGSYKTNPRTLNYETVLEILKKAF from the coding sequence ATGCAACATTTTAATTTTTACATTCCAGTAATGATAAAGTTTGGAATAGGACTCTGGGAGAAAATTCCCGAGGAGTCCTATTCCTTAGGAGCAAAGAAAGTTCTAATAGTAACTGGTAAAAAACACCTAAAAAGCACTGGAATTTTAGATAAGCTTTTAAACATATACAATAATTATCCTATTGATGTATATGTTTTCGACGAGGTACCTCCTGAACCTCCTTATTATATAGTAGATCAAGGAGCAGAAATCGCTAAAACAAAAGGTATAGACCTTGTTATTGGTATTGGAGGTGGAAGTGCCCTTGATGTGGCAAAAGCAATTGCAGTCAAAGTAAATCTACCTGGCACCATATGGGATTATATAGGAGACAACAGTAATAAAATAACAATTAAGGGTTTACCTACTATTCTAGTGCCCACTACAGCAGGAACTGCAAGTGAAGTTACACGAGTTTCAGTGCTTATTAATCCTGAAACAAAAGAAAAATTAAGCATAAGACACGATTTTTTATATGCCACCCTTGCCATTATAGACCCATATCTTACCCTTTCCTTACCAAAAGAAAATACTGCTTACAGTGGTATTGATGCTTTTATACACTCTTTAGAGTCCTTTTTATCAGTTAATAGTAATATGGTTACAGAGCCCCTTGCTCTAACCGCACTAAGGACCATATATAAATATCTTCCCAGGGTATACAATAATCTAGAAAGAATTGATTTAAGAGAAAAAGTATTATATGCCAGCACCATTAGTGGGATAGCTTTTACCCAAACAGGACTTGGAGGTATACATGCTCTTGCTCATCCTATTGGGGTTTATGCCAATATTCCCCATGGACTTGCTTGTGCCTTAGTTACCATTCCTACCTTAGAATATAACTTAGAAATACTTTCCAGAGAAAAAATCTCTGCTTTAGGAAGAGCCATAGGGGTATATTCTTTAAGATCTGCCAAAGAAAAGATCTTGAAAAAAATAGATGAATTCTTCTCTATACTTAACATCAAACTTGGCCTTCACAATTATGGAATAAAATGGGAAGATCTCCCTAATATAGCCCAAGAAGTACCAAAATCAGGATCTTACAAAACAAATCCACGAACACTGAACTATGAAACTGTACTTGAAATACTAAAAAAAGCCTTTTAA
- a CDS encoding acyltransferase, translating to MLEPERFFELSGIEGELFRDMNLVWDALKTLEKFLRKYAKPEIRGIIKGGVFIEGNVFIDEGTVIEPFVYIKGPAYIGKNCEIRQGAYIRGNVFIGDNCVVGHTTEIKNSILLSGAKAPHFNYVGDSILGHNVNLGAGTKISNLKIGLSGTVKIKVNGEVYDTGLRKLGAIIGDDSETGCNSVLNPGTIIGKRVLIYPNASVRGFIPEKSIVKFKPNLDIIDIIDRT from the coding sequence GTGTTGGAACCCGAAAGGTTTTTTGAATTGTCTGGTATTGAAGGAGAGCTTTTTAGGGATATGAACTTGGTTTGGGATGCTTTGAAAACTCTTGAAAAATTCTTAAGGAAGTATGCAAAGCCTGAAATTAGAGGAATAATCAAGGGAGGGGTTTTTATAGAGGGAAACGTGTTTATAGATGAGGGAACAGTTATTGAGCCCTTTGTTTATATAAAGGGTCCTGCGTATATTGGTAAGAATTGTGAGATAAGGCAGGGTGCCTATATAAGAGGTAATGTATTTATTGGAGATAACTGTGTAGTAGGACATACTACAGAGATTAAGAATAGCATTCTACTTTCTGGAGCAAAAGCTCCTCATTTTAATTATGTAGGTGATAGCATCCTTGGACACAATGTGAATCTGGGAGCAGGTACTAAGATATCAAACTTAAAAATAGGACTTAGTGGTACAGTTAAAATAAAGGTGAATGGAGAAGTGTATGATACAGGGCTTAGAAAATTAGGAGCTATTATTGGGGATGATAGTGAGACTGGATGTAACTCTGTGCTTAATCCTGGGACTATTATAGGTAAGAGGGTACTTATTTACCCTAATGCAAGTGTAAGAGGATTTATTCCAGAAAAAAGTATTGTAAAATTCAAGCCTAATTTAGACATTATAGACATAATAGACAGAACTTAA
- a CDS encoding methylenetetrahydrofolate reductase — MNFEERLKSGKFVITAEVSPPRGVDVSSFIEKTLLLKDRVDAVNVTDFQNVGVRITSLVGSYLLLREGMEPIFQITARDRNRVAISGELLSAYTLGIRNVLVLTGDYTTTGIAKSAKPVFDLDATNILVVAKRLEDGEDFSGKKLNKNPDFFLGAVFNPNLVPLEIEILKLLKKKKAGAEFFQTQLFFDLSVMERVRERVGNEIKIIAGVTIFKSIEMLEYMMSSVPGIKIPTEILDMFRNTKDIKSLSIEFCAEFCSKLKESKLLDGIHFLASRPSDIIKVLDLLNW; from the coding sequence ATGAACTTTGAGGAGAGGTTAAAATCTGGTAAATTTGTTATAACTGCAGAGGTGAGTCCACCGAGAGGGGTGGATGTTAGTTCTTTTATCGAAAAAACTTTACTTTTAAAAGACAGGGTTGATGCTGTAAATGTTACCGATTTTCAAAATGTGGGAGTGAGAATTACATCTCTTGTGGGAAGTTATCTACTTCTTAGGGAAGGAATGGAGCCAATATTTCAAATAACCGCAAGGGATAGAAATAGGGTTGCCATCTCAGGAGAGCTTTTGAGTGCTTATACTCTTGGTATTAGAAATGTACTTGTTTTAACAGGAGATTACACTACTACTGGGATAGCAAAATCTGCAAAGCCTGTGTTTGATCTGGATGCAACTAATATATTGGTGGTTGCAAAAAGATTGGAAGATGGCGAAGATTTTTCAGGTAAAAAACTAAACAAAAATCCCGATTTTTTCTTGGGAGCAGTATTTAATCCAAATCTTGTTCCTTTGGAGATAGAGATTTTGAAATTACTAAAAAAGAAAAAGGCAGGAGCAGAATTCTTTCAAACACAGCTTTTTTTTGATCTTTCGGTAATGGAAAGAGTGAGAGAAAGGGTTGGAAATGAGATAAAAATTATAGCTGGGGTTACCATTTTTAAGTCTATAGAGATGCTGGAGTATATGATGAGTAGTGTTCCTGGTATAAAAATTCCTACTGAGATTTTAGATATGTTTAGGAATACTAAGGATATAAAGTCTTTAAGTATTGAGTTTTGTGCTGAGTTTTGTTCTAAGCTAAAAGAGAGTAAACTGCTTGATGGGATTCATTTTCTTGCTTCTAGACCTTCAGATATAATTAAAGTATTAGATTTATTAAATTGGTGA
- a CDS encoding methylenetetrahydrofolate reductase C-terminal domain-containing protein yields MRLEIKPAEEVKNFVKGNKVFVFSCDNCGFIDVEEKNQQVLKFVEGLGYELVGMYTLKKDDCNVGSFLRIIDNLSEINEADTILTFTCGGLPQIIPNYIKKQVFPATNTLKIEPGRSLGSFARLCSACGECWIYYTGNLCMEKLCPKKMRNGPCGGAEEGICEVFNRLCPWVILFRNKRITEEEFLRIIPPKDFSKILLQE; encoded by the coding sequence ATGAGGCTCGAAATTAAGCCTGCAGAAGAGGTGAAAAATTTTGTTAAGGGGAATAAAGTTTTTGTTTTTTCATGTGATAATTGTGGTTTTATAGATGTGGAGGAAAAGAATCAGCAAGTTTTAAAATTTGTTGAGGGTTTAGGTTATGAATTAGTAGGTATGTATACTTTAAAGAAGGATGATTGTAATGTAGGTTCTTTTTTAAGAATTATTGATAATTTAAGTGAAATAAATGAGGCAGATACGATTTTAACCTTCACTTGTGGGGGGCTTCCTCAGATTATTCCTAACTATATAAAAAAACAGGTCTTTCCTGCAACAAACACTTTGAAAATAGAACCTGGTAGAAGTCTTGGAAGTTTTGCAAGACTGTGTTCTGCATGTGGAGAGTGCTGGATATACTATACTGGAAATTTGTGTATGGAGAAGTTATGTCCAAAAAAGATGAGAAATGGCCCTTGTGGTGGAGCAGAAGAGGGTATATGTGAGGTATTTAATAGATTATGCCCTTGGGTTATTCTCTTTAGAAATAAGAGAATAACAGAGGAAGAGTTTTTAAGAATAATTCCTCCTAAAGATTTTAGCAAAATACTACTTCAAGAATGA